The genomic window CATAGCAATGTCTACACTGTGTCCTGTAAGCAGGCAGACCTCTTGATGGATATAAGGGAAAGTATAGTGGCAAACTATCCAGAAATAAAAGCATAATACAAGCAAGCATCACAGGAAATCAAACTGTTGGAAAAACCTTATTGTCATATTAGTTTCATAAGCTGTGAGAAACACAGAATATATTCTATTCCATGAATATACTAGTTTTATTTAATCCCTACCACTATTGTTGACCTCTGTGACAGGGCAGCTCTGGTCATCCTTCAACTCAGTGTAACCACCTCTGGATCTCCCAGTAGCCCCCTGGACTCCATACCGGTCTCTCCAGGcctgaaacagaaaacaaaacaggccCATAAATACACAAACTATTTAGAAAACAGAAAGCCAACACACTGGGAGGGTTTTCTTGGCTTCTCAgaaaattgtaaaataaattatttgacAGAATAAAGTTTTCTAACCCATCTTCGACTTTCTCCATCTTcagttttctgtctttttcttctttctacaaaataacaaaattgtAGTGCATGTTGTTAAAATGTAGTGTGCACTGATGTCATGACGACATTCAGATGTGCAACAACAACTTAATGTGAACTGAGGTATaagaaataagtaaaataatgaaCCATAACCTGCTTAATAACTCATCCGTTTACTAGATTCCAGAAAGGAAGAAATAATTAATCTGCAATAATGTggctcaaaataaataattaaaagaaaactacaaCTTTAAGCAGAAACATCAGAAATAGTGAGTGACTGAACGTGTGATGAAACTACCTCTTTTGATGTGTTCCCTGCCTTCATCCaccaggtcagaggtcaagtggTCGTCAGTGATGTACTGATGGAAGCCTAGGAGGTTCAAACAGCGAGAGCCCAGGctacaaagacagacacaccaATAAGGATTTACTATCAATGAGACATATAACCAAAACtacacataaatacagtatCTAAATAAATAGTATGAAAATAGTGTTAGTTTTAGTGATTATTGGCGCACCTGTAAAAAGTGGCAAAGCAGAGCAGCAACACCAGCATGGGATAGTAGATATAGAAGCCATCAGATATAAAATAAAGCACACGCATAGAGCCCATGATCTGACAGAGGGAAATAAAGAGGGACATTGCATCACTCCAATTGGTTTGAATGCAGATCGATTTTGACATTTCTACATATGTTTATTCTGTGATCCCACACTCAAGTGCggtatatgttgttgtcagtacGCATGTGTTGTTATGATATGAGCATGTTTGCGTGGGACCCACAGAGGTGTAGGATGTCTGTATTCTGTCCTGGTGTGAGATGGCAGAGTCCATGTGAATCAGGCCCAGAAAGTTAAGGCATAAAGGAGGGGTCAGACGACAAAACaacctgagagagaaaaaacaaaagagaagcaACTTCGATATCACAATGCAGACGTTTAACACAATGCGAGAAGATCAGACCAGAAAATATGCTGGTGCTTAAAACAAATAACTGTGTTTCCGAATGCCTCGTAAGCCtttttgtgtgaaataaatATCTTTTATTGTGGCTTTTATGAGGAACATACATGCCGCTGAACTGCAGACTGTAAGCATCAGTCTGGTGATGGGGCACCAGGTAGTAGTAGTTGAAGACTCGTATCCTGAACACTGTAGagtagacacagacacacaggaagaggaTACTGACGAAGCACACCATCTGgtggagagaaataaaaaaagaggcaggTTAGCTATGCTATTACATGGACAAGATATTGTTAGAATATACATGTCAGAACTATGTTCTGCTAcgtgttgtgtattttttttaaaagacgtaGCTCGGGTTTGTTGTGCATTTCTGTGTGCCTCGCTCAATACGTGCCCACCTCGATACAAAtgtagttgtgttgtttttcagcCATCTGAACAAAGATAGCGAATAGGGAGAGGACCGGGTGTGTAGTGAAGAAAGTGCACTCGGACCAAACAACTGCTGCTGAGAGGAGACACAGGAGAACTGCCAGCAGCCTGTAGAAACTCtgcctgaacacacactcccagTACCACTCTGAgacggacaaacacacacacacgtgcgcgcaaacacacacagttgaaggaagaaaaaataataaaagatttcAAATTTTGCAGCTTAGAGGCAGTGACACCCAGCCCATGAATGCAACTGAAGTAGGGACATTCTGGGATtctattattaaataaaactaaattaataaaaacagtcAAGCTTCAGCGCAGGTCTTACACAATAAGGGCCATCAAATGCGAGAAAACTCTTTCTtaaaaactactttgttagTTCTAAAAGTAGCGTAGACTTTTTTAATTGGCTGCTTGAAGGTGGAATCTGCTGTAGCTGGTTGTAAAACTACTACTTCATTCTTATCATTTGGGTCCCGACTGAACTCACCCACAGTGGGAGTGTAAATGAAGCGATGGATCCATCCGCGGTGTGCTGACGGGGAGCTGTGGATGAAGTGTCGGACCGGGCTGCTCTGGCTTTTAGCTACGTCTTCGAGATGAACGGCCTCATCCAACAAGATAGACCACTGAACCTGAGTCTGACCGTGTCTCTGCACCCCAGAGATtacctggaaacacacacacacttactacaTGTTTCCTTTAAAACCATAGtgcaatgttaaaaaaaaaatcattactTTTTTATGCAGCTTAATCAGGTCTCTTTTGGTGGGAAGGGCCTTCTGCTCACCACCAGAGCTCTCCACAGTTCTTCCCATCTCTTCTTTGTACTCAGAGGGACACTGAAATGAGAGGACGCCCAGATGACGACTTTCCCACCAGACTTGTGTAAACACTGCCAAAACAACATTGAACTCACTCGTGTATTTCTCACCTTTGTAATGATGGTGTCCACACACTTCCTGAGACAGTGGTTGTACCTGACAGATTCATGGACGCTTGCCACCTCCTGATAACGAGAAAAGATGTTTGTTCTTGTTAAAGTAAGAAAAACTACATTTAGAATTTTAAACATGCAAAGTCTGTTGAAACACTTTCAGATTCAGTACCTCCTGGAATCTCTTAATACTTATATTGCACAGAATTGTATATGGAGTCTCACCTCCATGACATCTGCCAGGTTCTCCTCCGCCGACACCTTCTCAGTAGCCATTTTGGCTGTCTTGAAGTAGGTCTTGGCCAGCAGGTAACCATGGGAAGATGAGAGCCAATAAGAACGCGGGATCTCCACCAGGCCATAGCCGAGCAGGAGCACCAGAAGGAAGAGGCCCCAGGTGTTGGCGGCCGTAATGCCGATGGTCTGAAGCTCTCTCCTGCACAAGTTTTACAGATAAATTCGCAGGCCATCTAATGTTTCCTAAATTGAGGCACGGAGTACTTACCATGTGAGTTTCCACTGTGGGTGAGCGGCCACATAGACGAGCAGAGAGATGAAAATAAGGAGGTAGGTGCCATAATAGATAGCGTTTTCAATGAGAGCCGTTTTAATCTTTCCAACTCTGGAGAAAGCTCCCGACCGTGCATAAGACTGCATGAAAGGCAACAGCAgcctgcatacacacacacacacacacatacaacaatataataaaacacaaccgCGTTAATGACAACAGGTGGTAGACACAGTAGTTATAGTCAAAGTTCGAATAAGTGACTGAGTGTATGAGTATCTTACCAAGTCAGAAACTGGGACGTCCAGTATACAACTCTCCAGAACACTGGCAGGATGCCATCTGGTATATAACTCCATGGCTCCTCACAAACACGTGTTGTactgtcacacgcacacacaaagaatgGGATACATACATGTTGCGTGAACACTTTGAACTGCAGTGATGCGCCTCGCTGTCGGGTCTTTTCGTGTACGCACGCTTTGTTAGTAAAAGTTCATATCCGACACGTAGTTTCCAAATTACAGAAATAAACTCTTCGATGTGAAGtagcataaaaaaaacaagtagacGTGTTTATGGAAAGACATGTTGCTGCTGAATGTTATGAATACATTGTGATTGTTATCCAACCCAGTGTGTGAACAacgttttaattgttttcatctTCGCAGTTTGACATCTGCacaacatttgaaatgaaacctATTTCAAATGTTGTGCTATGAAAGAAAAATGATGTTTTTGTGATTTGGAGCAATGATCCGAGTGAGAGATTAACAAATTAACCTATGAACACGCTGTCTGCTGATTTAAACTGTCCAAACTCTTGTGCAGCTTGGATGTTGATAACATATCAAGCGACATgcaatgaatgaataataattgtgtTCATACTTTTACTGAGCCAATACAGGGCTGGGTAATAACTCAATATGATGAAATTAAATCATATCGTGATGAAATCATGCATCGGGATATCGCGATACACAATGATGTTGTCTAAGCTGATAATAACAAGCACACACTAACTCACCATTTTGCACGAAACCTCTTAATTCAATGAGAAAATActgcttttcatttgtcaaGCATTTAATTCACACAAGAGTATACACATCATTAATATAGACTATTTATCGAATTGCTAACATGCTACATCGTGATATATAATGTGATATGACATGACGTATATATCACGACAGAAGAGGTTGTCCATATCGCTCAGCCCTGAGAAGAATGAGCAAAATGTGGCAGAAAAGCTAACGTCATCTCGTTTACCTGACAGTCGGATGAACAGAAGAGTTGTCGCCTGTCTGATTAGTGCGTCGCGTTCGAGTTACAGGCGTCGTCGGGTGGTTTCCACTATCAAGAATACACTGCTTGTAGATGGTCTAAAATAGGagcagagtacacagagtcagcACCACAACGAAGCCTATTCATCACATATACACAGGCACAGGAAAGacaaataaagataaataaacacagagtgCAGTAGTTTCATACCGTGCTGACGTCGAGCGGCAGGATGAAGACGATGAGGAAGCAGAGGTACCAGGACAGCAGCGTCCCCAAGAGGACCATCCGCTGCTGCCTCCGCAGATCTCCATAGCGctggaggaggtagagggcCAAGAGGAAAACTACGACCACCACAACAGCCAGCGCAGCGCCACTCATATTGATGAATGAAGAGACGGGCGTCAAGAACTCATGATGGCACACTGGAAGAGACGCACAGAGACAACCCCATGGGACATCAGCTCTTCTCTGGTGGATAACAGAGAGAAACACGTCTACGTGacaggtggggaggggggagagagcagaaagaacatgtgaggagaacatttaaaattaaagAGATGAGGTGGAAAGCTATCCGTTTGGgagatttaaattaaattaaaaaaaggaccatTCCAGTGGTTTTACTTGTTATAACTCATTTACTGCCAATCACATGCACGTTCCACTACAAATaatgctcttgtgtttttcaaacTTGAACatactatttatatttatgcAGAATCTTTGAGCAGAGGTAATGAGGGGCAagctttttttacatttgcatcgGTGTAACTGTACACAACTGATGCAGATATGACGTTCACGGTTATGAAGTTCAATGCCACTGTTTTTCCATGAGAAGCAATGCATTACTATCAAAAGGATGCATATGCTTTTGAAAAACGGcacatataaaatacaaattatgaACAATTTGTCGAAGAGGTTAGCTTTGCATGTTTACTTCCACAACATTAGTATTGACTTGTAAACAATGGGGAAAAAGGAGTGGTTTACGATGTTCCGACAAAAACCGGTTGAATATTATTCTCTGCTACTTGTATTATTTGCAGTTCACCAGCCAATATCTTTTAACGTTTCTTCAAGCAGCGATCTGAAATTGAATGTATTGTTTACTACCAATACTTTGGATTGTGTCACTATTTTCTTTTATCCAacctttgtggtcatgttgacACCataacattgtttaaaaaaaaaccaacaacaaagcAGGACCAGCTGGCTCGAGCCACCGGAGCACATCGTATTGTTGATCATCGCTTCACAATCAATCAATCGGTTTATGCAccgattgattgattgattcccAGGAGGAGATTCTCACCTGTGGATGTCTTCGGGCTGCAGCCTGTAAAGCAACAACAACCGTCTGGGTTCACTGTCACATCGTGTTCCTGAGACGCGAAGCCCGACAAACGTACACAACCTTTGAAACTACATTACGTAACGGTTCAACAGCATGCGCTGTTTTCTGACGCAGCGAGGCcttctgggtaatgtaggcgAGCAATGGCGTCTCTCTCAAACAGGAAACCAGGCTTCGGGACTGTAGTGTCATAGTGGTCCGACACCCAAACCGGTTTTTTGTGTGACACCACGAGCGGCGGTAGAAAAGTACACACGGATATTTAACTTGCACTTTACTGGAGTATTTCCGTTTCCTGCATCAGTTGCACTACAATTATACTTCACTACTTTTCTTCgatcattattttcatttcaatttcaattcagtttattttgtatagcccaatatcacaaattacaaatttgcctcagagggctttacaatctgtacacatacgacatccctgacctttgacctcacatcggatcaggaaaaactccccaaaaataacctttgacagggaaaaaagggaagaaaccttcaggagagcaacagaggaggatccctgtccccggatggacagaagcaatagatgtcatgtgttcagaatgaacagcatttacaaagttacataaacacattacatgaatatgacaatgtgtaTTTGATACGTTACTTTCTAAATTCAGCAACAAAGTATAAACAGCAAATTAACCATGATGTAATATGCATTAAAGAGACTTTGTTGATCCCCAAGATGATATTCACAAGCAACCCAGCAGAGTATAGAGAAATATGTATTTCCATGTACGTCTCCCACCACTGCATTTGAATATGGCAAAAATGTATGTGCAATCACAATTATTGTTCATATAAATGCGAAATATATAGAACATACATGTGTACACTTCACATACAGAATATACTGTGGAGATAATATAGACCTACTAGATGTCCATTGAGCTGCAACACATTGCACAAATATTATTCTTGtagtatatgtttatataactACAAAGCAAACACTAATTTCAGGATGTACGTTTTTTTGGCAGATTCTATGCCATCATATTTTATTGCTATGAAACAAAATACTGTTTCTCATCTCATTCAGATTCCCACACTTTGATTTGTGACACTACACAGTTATGCAGAACGCTTTTCAGCATTATGATGTTTTGTGATTTCAGACCTGATCCATGCGCACTTAAACTTAATACACATTACATCCTGGGGTGATCTAAAAAATTGCTTTCAGTTCAGAGAAAAAATGGATTTGCTTCCAGCAATCAAGGGCATGATGAAATTAGATGAACACGGCAGTTTcacatcaaatcaaatcatcatcatcatcatcatcatatacTATAAATTAATGAAGTTTATGAAGAAGCTGAagagttcaattcagtttatttatgtatagcccaatatcacaaattacaaatttgcctcagagggctttacaatctgtacacatacgacatccctgacctttgacctcacatcggatcaggaaaaactccccaaaaataacctttgacagggaaaaaagggaagaaaccttcaggagagcaacagaggaggatccctctccccggatggacagaagcaatagatgtcatgtgtacagaatgaacagcatttacataaacacattacatgaatatgacaatgtatgaatggaactccaatccatgaaacagaaggaggtagagaggaggcgtatcagcagggccaacgcgggagaccggctcaccaggcatcagacacctccaggtccaatggaccctatgagacgtgaagtcacaacgactccggggggaggaagcagagttaataaggtgcaatggagagatgtaaattcatccataaggagagagagaagaggagataggtgctcagtgtatcctaaaacatcccccagcagcctataagcctatagcagcatatcaaggggctcgaccagggcaaacctgattcagccctaactataagcactatcaaacaggaaagtcttaagtctactcttgaatgtggtgactgtgtctgcctcccggactgaaagtggaagcggttccataaaagaggagcttgataactgaaggctcttgctcccatactactttttaggactctaggaaccacaagtagccctgcatttagtgagcgcagctctctagtggggaaatatggtactacaagctccttaagatatgatggtgcatcaccaatcaaggctttgtaggtgaggagaagaatgttaaatgtgattcttgattttacagggagccagtgcagagcagctaatacaggagtaatgtgatctcttttcttagtttttgtgagtacacgagctgcagcattctggatcaactggagggacttaagagacttactagagcagcctgataataaggagttgcagtaatctagtctggaagtaacaaacgcgtgaaccagcttttctgcatctttttgagacaagatgtgcctgatttttgaaatgttacgtagatgaagaaatgcaatccttgagatttgcttaacgtgggagttaaaggacaagtctgggtcaaagataacgccgagattctttacagtggtggtggatgccagggcaatgccatctacagaaaccacatcaccagataattgatctctgaggtgttcagggcccagtaaaataacttcagttttgtctgagtttaacatcaggaagttgcaggtcatccatgtttttatgtctttaagactttcttgaattttagcgagctggttggtctcctctggtttgatcgatagatataattgagtatcgtctgcatagcaatgaaagtgtatgcagtgtttcctgataatattgcccaaaggaagcatatataagataaataaaattggtccaagcacagaaccttgtggaactccgtgattaacgttggtggtcattgaggcttcatcgtttacaaatacaaattgagatcgatctgataaataggatttaaaccaacttagtgcggtacctgaaatgccaatttCATGCCAATTTCAGGTACCGCAGAGGCTACtgaattcaaaatgtgttttatgttttcaattATTCAACATTAACCACAACGCAGCTGGTAATGAGAAGAATATCCGACCTCAGAGAGCACAGAGAAGATGTTGTCTCAGTtctgtgtgtcttcctctctttccaaCATGTCGTCCATCGAGGCCACACATCTACCAGCGTGTAACAGATAAAAGTCTGAACAGGCAGCACAATAACACACCTTTATATAATACTTAGTTATATTCAAAGCATGAAATAACCCCAGAGTCAGTGGATGTCAGAATAATGTACACTACATACTCCAGTATGGTAGGTGGCGGTCTTCCCTTAAAAGATGGACTCCATATGTGAagaaacattaataataaatataataataaattctatttgtattgcactttatatttaacaatctcaaagtgctacagagcagaaagttaaaacaagaacattctCCGTGTCTTATTCTGAgcaggtctcctcatgtgtgGGAAGTTTGAAGGGAGATGAACTGATGTGCATTTCACTCTCCATTGTTTGGAAGTCTTGAAATGACCTTGACAACTCCCCATGCCAGACCGACTGggaatatttatgtttttctgtGAGGAACTGTGCTTTGATGCTATTTTGACTTGTTAATCTGAGCTTTGATTAGTTCAATCATGTCATCTGGAAACCACAATCATAAATAGAAATCCACATATAAGTCCACATATATTGGCAAATAATTAGCAAATtggtgtttttatatattatattatttataaactTGGGTGGGCAGCAGGCgcctatatatatttacatgtcgtatatattttcatataaatgtatgaatatattgATGTATATTTTATCTACACACAGATAGATGTGATATGAGGTGTTTAACTACATCGTTATATAAAATCGTCAATTTTTCTCCACCTTAACCAACTAAAGCTGATTTAAAAGTTGTGGAAGTCTCTCTTCATATAGCTTTGTGTTAATATTTGTCTCTATATGAGCCTCCTCAGCCTGTTAGTGCTGCCAACATGAATCAGGACATGAGAAACGCAGACAGCTGCTACAATAGTTCAACAATTTACACATGTGAATAATGTGAATTGTTTAAGTAGTAGAAGCAgtagttttatttgtgttttattattgcaCATGGACAGATGGGCTAACTGTTTCCCAATGTCTCCAGACTTTGTGCAAAGCTAACACACAGCTAAGCTTGCtgtggcttcatatttaatgggCCAACAAGTGGTGTCATTTTTATCATCTTACTCTTGataagaacaacaaataaataagagaatgttgaactattctttgaaagaaatacacacatttatataacaGGGCAACAgtgacatttttacatttattatacaaatttaataataaatgagacAAGATTTGTGGTGTTCGGGTCTGTGGGACCCGTTTTCATTCcctacacatttatattacataCATGTGAGGATGAGATTGAGCATCAGTTAGTTCCTAAACCAAGATGAGCCCCAGGACCAGAAGAAGCCCTTCAGCAGCCAGCAAGTGAAGAAATTAAACGGCCTTCTTGCTCAAGAAATGAGCTGCATGGCTGCCAATGTGGTAAGGATGCATTCAGGGCCAACACGGATGACACGGATGGCAGCTACTCATGTGAATTTCTTGCCACTCATATCTTGATTATAATTGATTATCTTTAAAGGTAAAGGgcaaatataaattatatttcttcTGAATAATTTGCAACAAacgtaagtatgtatgtatatatatatatatatatggttccCGTGAAGATATTGATAGTTCACACAACTTAGGGGTGGAGCAAACATGTAAACGTTTGCACAACAGCCTTCTAAACCAGCTCTCTTGGTGCTCTGTGGGCTTTCTTTCTACTCTCTCTCAACTGAAAATGACTTCTAAGGAAAGGTGTTCTGTCCATGAGGTGTTTGACCAGGAaagtgacagagaggagaacgtgtCTGAGACAGATGATAATGAGGAGGTCCCTCATTATGAGGCATCCTCCTCTGATGAGAATGACACCCTCagtgttgaccctcctgttgtctcTCAACCACCAGCTACCTTCCAAAAATGGAAAGTTATTATGGTCTGTCTCCCCACCTGAACAACAGGGTTGATTTAGTACTGCTAATGTCATCAAAAATGGTTCCAGGCCCACCAGAGACGTTTGAGCTCTTCATAACACCATCAATCGTAAAGGATATACTTGAGAAGATAGTTTTAGAGGCGTGTGTATGGGGACAGTTGAAAAGACTTGGACCTGGAGCCGACATTGGGCTGCTCATTCTGGCCTACAAGTCCAAAGGAGTTTATTTAAAAGAGCTATTTAGGgagtcaaaaaacaaacatgaagtaCCTGACACTTAAACTTGGGGAAAAAATTCTTAGaacttatacatatatactacaATATAGTGACAATCAGTAAACAGTGGGATACACTTTTCTTGATTCATAAATAGCTCTTCATCAT from Cyclopterus lumpus isolate fCycLum1 chromosome 9, fCycLum1.pri, whole genome shotgun sequence includes these protein-coding regions:
- the LOC117736731 gene encoding G-protein coupled receptor-associated protein LMBRD2B-like isoform X1, which codes for MSGAALAVVVVVVFLLALYLLQRYGDLRRQQRMVLLGTLLSWYLCFLIVFILPLDVSTTIYKQCILDSGNHPTTPVTRTRRTNQTGDNSSVHPTVSTTRVCEEPWSYIPDGILPVFWRVVYWTSQFLTWLLLPFMQSYARSGAFSRVGKIKTALIENAIYYGTYLLIFISLLVYVAAHPQWKLTWRELQTIGITAANTWGLFLLVLLLGYGLVEIPRSYWLSSSHGYLLAKTYFKTAKMATEKVSAEENLADVMEEVASVHESVRYNHCLRKCVDTIITKCPSEYKEEMGRTVESSGGEQKALPTKRDLIKLHKKVISGVQRHGQTQVQWSILLDEAVHLEDVAKSQSSPVRHFIHSSPSAHRGWIHRFIYTPTVEWYWECVFRQSFYRLLAVLLCLLSAAVVWSECTFFTTHPVLSLFAIFVQMAEKQHNYICIEMVCFVSILFLCVCVYSTVFRIRVFNYYYLVPHHQTDAYSLQFSGMLFCRLTPPLCLNFLGLIHMDSAISHQDRIQTSYTSIMGSMRVLYFISDGFYIYYPMLVLLLCFATFYSLGSRCLNLLGFHQYITDDHLTSDLVDEGREHIKRERRKRQKTEDGESRRWAWRDRYGVQGATGRSRGGYTELKDDQSCPVTEVNNSVVTFTRRDGEDEEEQRRGLLRDHSSDEGSPNKRSTGGRYLSLSPSRTGIFDDV
- the LOC117736731 gene encoding G-protein coupled receptor-associated protein LMBRD2B-like isoform X2 — encoded protein: MSGAALAVVVVVVFLLALYLLQRYGDLRRQQRMVLLGTLLSWYLCFLIVFILPLDVSTTIYKQCILDSGNHPTTPVTRTRRTNQTGDNSSVHPTVSTTRVCEEPWSYIPDGILPVFWRVVYWTSQFLTWLLLPFMQSYARSGAFSRVGKIKTALIENAIYYGTYLLIFISLLVYVAAHPQWKLTWRELQTIGITAANTWGLFLLVLLLGYGLVEIPRSYWLSSSHGYLLAKTYFKTAKMATEKVSAEENLADVMEEVASVHESVRYNHCLRKCVDTIITKCPSEYKEEMGRTVESSGGEQKALPTKRDLIKLHKKVISGVQRHGQTQVQWSILLDEAVHLEDVAKSQSSPVRHFIHSSPSAHRGWIHRFIYTPTVEWYWECVFRQSFYRLLAVLLCLLSAAVVWSECTFFTTHPVLSLFAIFVQMAEKQHNYICIEMVCFVSILFLCVCVYSTVFRIRVFNYYYLVPHHQTDAYSLQFSGILGSRCLNLLGFHQYITDDHLTSDLVDEGREHIKRERRKRQKTEDGESRRWAWRDRYGVQGATGRSRGGYTELKDDQSCPVTEVNNSVVTFTRRDGEDEEEQRRGLLRDHSSDEGSPNKRSTGGRYLSLSPSRTGIFDDV